In the Sandaracinus amylolyticus genome, ACCTCGCCGCGGCCGGCTTCGTCGTCGTCTCCGGTGGCGCCGAGGGCATCGACGCCGCCGCCCATCACGGCGCGCTCGAGGGCGACGGCCGCAGCATCGCGGTGCTCGCGTCCGGCCTCTCGCGCCCCTATCCGCGCGGCCACGCGTCGCTCTTCGAGCGCATCGCAGCGTCGGGCGCGGTGATCACCGAGGCCGCGCACGAAGACGAGCCGCGCGCCCACACGTTCCTCTCGCGAAATCGTCTGATCGCCGCGCTCTCGCGCGCGGTGATCGTCGTGCAGGCGCCGGCGCGCTCGGGCGCCCTCTCCACCGCCGGCCACGCGCGGATCTCGGGCCGCCCGCTCTTCGCGGTGCCGTGGGCGGTCGACGACGTTCGTGGCGAAGGCGGGGTCGCGCTCCTCGCGCGGAGCCATGCCCGCGCATGCCGCAACGCCGACGACGTGATCGAGGCGATCACCGGGGAGCGCGTGACCCGTCCGCGCCGCGCCGCGCGCGCCCCGCGCACCCGCCTCGACGACGATCAGAAAGTCGTGATCGAGGCGCTGCGCTCGCGTCCCTCGCACGTCGACGATCTCGTGCGGACGACGGGGCTCCCCGCGTCGCGCGTGCAGACGACGCTCACGACCCTGATGCTGCTCGGCCTCGCGGCGCCCGACGAGCGAGGCGCGTTCCGGCGCATGCGCTGATCGATCAGGGCGCGCGGACGCCGTACGACGCCGTGTGCCGCGGCTCGCTCGACGCCTTCGCCCGTGCCGCGCCGGCTCGCTCCAGCGCGGAGCGCAGCACCGGCGACGACGTCACCAGCGCCGCGCGCAGCTCGTGCACGCAGCGCCCCCACTCGGTCGCGGTGTGGCGCGCGTCGGTGCCGCGTGCGCACCGATCGAACACCTCCACCGCACGCCGCAACGCGCTGGCGAGCGCGCGCTCCGAGGCGTCGAGCCGCTCGAGCGTGCGGCGCGCACGCGCGATCTCCCGCGCGACCATCAGCTCGAGCGCTTCGAGCTCGAGCGCCAGCAGGTCGGAGTCCCAGCGCGGCGCCGCGTCGAGGACCTGATCGATCTCGTCCGTGAGCTCCGCGATGCGCCGCGCCGCACGTCGCGCGCGGACGGTCGCGAGGAGCGGGGTGAGCGCAGAGTCCACGCGCGCACGCAATGCAGGCGACGCGCCGCGCGGGCGTGCCGCGCGATCCCCGGTCTCGTCCCCGGTCGCGAGCATCGGAGCGGGGCGCTGCGCCGCATCCGTGTGGCGCCCGGGCCGGGCGGAATCGCGCCCTTTCGTCTGCTAGGGTCCCCGGCCCATGCCCGGAACGGTGACCATCGTCGGCGGCGGCCTCGCGGGATGCGAGTGCGCGTGGCAGCTCGCCGAGCGCGGCGTCGACGTCGTGCTGATCGAGCAGAAGCCCCTCGCGCGCACGCCTGCGCAGACCGGTGACGGGCTCGCCGAGCTCGTCTGCTCGAACTCGTTCCGCGGCGCTGCGCTCTCGAACGCCGTCGGCCTGCTCAAGGAAGAGATGCGCCGCGCGGGCTCGCTCGTGATGGCGTCGGGCGCCCTCGCGCAGGTGCCCGCAGGTGGTGCGTTCGCCGTCGATCGCGAGGTCTTCTCGCGCGAGATGACCCAGCGCGTCCACGCACACCCGCGCATCCGCGTGGAGCACGCGATCGTCGACCGCGTCCCCGACGCGCGCCCCCTCGTGCTCGCGACGGGACCGCTCACCGGTGAGTCGCTCGCGGCGGATCTCTCGCGCGTGATCGGCGGCGAGCACCTCGCGTACTACGACGCGATCGCGCCCATCGTCTCGGCGGACTCGATCGACGAGAGCAAGACGTTCCGCGCGAGCCGCTACGACAAGGGCGGCGACGACGCGTACCTCAACTGCCCGCTCACGAAGGACGAGTACGAGCGCTTCGTGCAGGCGGTGATCGACGCCGAGAAGGTCGCGCCGCGCGCATTCGAGGAGCCGAAGTACTTCGAAGGATGTCTTCCGCTCGAGGTCATGGCCGAGCGCG is a window encoding:
- the dprA gene encoding DNA-processing protein DprA, whose amino-acid sequence is MYTPSRDAGSPAQIPGTQRRALVSRARGPRASDFRRNARLLASIRAPVRTHDLSHHAFDFLPSDPAWPACLEELPDPPAKLRVAGELPFLDRAVAIVGTRRASDDALEIARRMARDLAAAGFVVVSGGAEGIDAAAHHGALEGDGRSIAVLASGLSRPYPRGHASLFERIAASGAVITEAAHEDEPRAHTFLSRNRLIAALSRAVIVVQAPARSGALSTAGHARISGRPLFAVPWAVDDVRGEGGVALLARSHARACRNADDVIEAITGERVTRPRRAARAPRTRLDDDQKVVIEALRSRPSHVDDLVRTTGLPASRVQTTLTTLMLLGLAAPDERGAFRRMR
- the trmFO gene encoding methylenetetrahydrofolate--tRNA-(uracil(54)-C(5))-methyltransferase (FADH(2)-oxidizing) TrmFO, whose product is MPGTVTIVGGGLAGCECAWQLAERGVDVVLIEQKPLARTPAQTGDGLAELVCSNSFRGAALSNAVGLLKEEMRRAGSLVMASGALAQVPAGGAFAVDREVFSREMTQRVHAHPRIRVEHAIVDRVPDARPLVLATGPLTGESLAADLSRVIGGEHLAYYDAIAPIVSADSIDESKTFRASRYDKGGDDAYLNCPLTKDEYERFVQAVIDAEKVAPRAFEEPKYFEGCLPLEVMAERGMRTLAFGPMKPVGLTDPRTGRWPYAVVQLRAEDVDFSAYNLVGFQTRMKHADQKRVFSMIPGLENVEIVRYGSVHRNTFVDSPRVLDDSLALRALPGVHLAGQISGVEGYVESAACGLVLGVLLAGGALPPETTALGSLYRHLRRAPEGKQSFQPSNVVFSMFPSLGDAAVITTPTGKFKKLGKRERGEALAMRALADLDGWLDQVGAREVHARVAPRESVAIEASAG